Part of the Pelmatolapia mariae isolate MD_Pm_ZW linkage group LG3_W, Pm_UMD_F_2, whole genome shotgun sequence genome is shown below.
TCCTGGGATTTTGAGTTGCCTTGGAGATTtctctttcagtcttttctgtttggtttctgtttttgatttttgtttggcTCAATTTTAATTGCTTTGTTCTAATAGTGGGGTGCATTTCTGACAATATTGAGTGTTTGTTCCTTTGTAGTTTTCATAGGACTGAGTTTCAGGTTTTCTACTCCATGTTTGGGTTCCAGTTTAACtttattgttgctgtttttatggtgactttctgctttctgttttgtatGTCTTTAGTATCTTTTAGGTCTTTATTTTGGCTTTTGGAATTTATACGTTTTGTTTCGGGGGATTaatttactttgttttcttgtgtgtttTAGTGTTAATATAACTACTTTTTGGATtatcccttttttaaaaatttgagaTATACCAAATCATACAAGACTCaacattaagataagataagaacaactttatttatcccgagggaaattcttttgtcatacacatgctcaaagcagcaggagacagaggaacagatgaaaTAGATAttagatatacaatatatacaataagaatagtgtacagtaatatacagtaggatagtgcaagacaAATAATCGGATAACTCTAATGGAGTAATATACATAACTATatcctggtgaataaataacttaacttTCAGTGCAGGTGattctagaaagtgacaaagtattgtgcaatagaATAAAGGGAGTAGCAGCATATGATGGGGGGATggaaacaaatattcaataagtactcttgggtaatattgcacggtctggagggaacagaataacatagGTAATAGTCTTAGGAgaatcacctacagagtgaggaagagttaaACAGTCTTATTGCCACCGGTACAAAGTGGCAATAAGACTGAGTTCTACTTCCGTAGATAAGACATCCTGTggcggtcagttctgcatttcggggCAGTGAGTCTTTTGCTGCGTTTGCTCCGATGGTCCATCATGTGGGCGTGTATGGGGTGACAGGGGTTGTCCATGatagaaagaagcttttttagcattctcctctcagacacctcctccaggttctccagtctgacacccaggacagaaccagcctttctaatcagtttgttcagcctgttggcatcagctgtcttcaccccacttccccagcacacagctgcaaagaacacgacgctctccaacaccgagtgatagaacatggtcagcattttcctaccaacattgaaggacctgagccgcctcagtaggaaaagccgactctgcccttttttgaagatagcattggtgttcttggtccagtccagtttacagtccaagtgtacccccaggtaccggtagtcctcaacgatctccacatcagcccctctgatggtgacaggggtaggaggaggagcctgcttcctaaagtccataatcagttcttttgtctttgtgatgttaagttgTAGGTGGTTTAGCTCACACCACTCGACAAAGCTGTCCCCCACACTCCtgtactcctcctcctgtccatccCTGATACAGCCCACGATGGCAGAGTCATCtgagaatttctgcagatgacatgactgagacttgtacctgaagtcagatgtgtagagggtgaagaggaagggtgaTAGGACCGTCCCCTGCGGCGCCCCTGTGCTGCTCAGGATGTTATCTGAGCGGCAGCTCTTCAGTCGGACATGCTGTGGTCGACTTGTTAAATAGTCCGTAATCCAACCTACCAGTGGGGCGTCCACCTGCATTTCCATGAGCTTATTCCCCAGCAGTGATGGTCTGATCGTGTTAAAAGCACTAgagaagtcaaaaaacatgaccctcacagtgctcccaacaATGTCCAGATGAGAATAAGCCTGGTCCAGCAGGTAGATGAGAGCATCCTCCACGCAGATACGAGGTTGataagcaaactgcagggggtccagccAGGGCTCCACCAGCAGACGCAGATGTTTCAGGATGAGTCTCTCTAGCGTCTTCATGACATGTGAGGTCAGAGCCACTGGCCTGTAGTCACCGAGGGTCGACGGGTTGATCTTTTTAGGGACAGGAACCAGGCAGGATGTCTTCCAGAGTGATGGGACTCTCTGCATCTCCAGGCTCATGTTGAAGATCCGTTGTAGAACTCCAGACAGCTGGGAAGCACAGCACCTGAGGGCCCTGGGACTGACACCATCAGGACCAGCAGCTTTGCCGGAGTGGAGTCTGCCCAATTCTTTTTTGATGTCATCTGCTGAGAGGGACAGGGTGAGACAGTCTGAGGGGGCAGGAGAGGGGGGAGGCGAAAGGAGAAGATGGGAAGAGCTGGGTGTGGAGACAGGAGACACAGGGCAGTCGAACCTATTGAAGTGTAGATTTAGGTTGTTAGCACTTTCGACGTCCCCATCCATCCCAACACCTCTCTTTTGTCTCAGGCCAGTGATGGCCCGCATTCCATTCCACACCTCCCTGGTGTTGTTTTCCAGCCTCCTTCTGTAGGACTTTACCCTCTGCAACCTTGGCTTTCAGCTCCTTCTGCACCAGTTTCAGCTGATCTCTGTCACCATTTCtgaaagctctttttttcttgttcaggTTTGCTTTGATGTCTTTGGTAACCCAGGGCTGTTGGGGAAGCACAGAATGTTTTTGGGGGGGAACCACActgtccacacagaagttgATATAATCTGTAACACAGCCTGTCAGATTGTCAATATTGTCCTGATTGGAATCACAAAGAACATCCCAGTCAGTTGACTCAAAGCATCCCTGCAGCATCTCTTCCGACTCCCCTGTCCATGTTGTGACCGTTTTTGTGGCTGCAGGTTGTCTCTGAACGGCAGGTCTGTAAAGGGGCTGGAGGTagaccaggttgtgatcagccctgcccagaggagggagagggcTGGAGGTGTATGCCTCAGTAGCATTGGCATAAAAcaggtccagtgttttattgtctcttgtTTTGCAGTCCACATACTGCTTGAATGTAGGTAGAACAGTGGAGAGGTTCGTGTGGTTAAAATCGCCCGTTATAGCCACAAACGCAGAGGGACTACGATTTAGTAGGTCCGCTGTTGCAGAGCTGATGACGTCATACGCCTGCGCCGCGTTGGCATCAGGAGCGATGTAAACAATGACGATAATGGCGAGGGAAAACTCACGCAGTAAATAATATGGTCGAAGACCGACTGCTAACAGTTCTATGTGTTTGTTACACACAGCCATCCTCACCTTAACGTGACTGGGGGAACACCAGCGGTTGTTAACATAGAGAGCGAGTCCTCCTCCCCTCTTCTTCTCGCTGCTGCCTGGGTCCCTGTCCACTCTCACACACGTAAATCCGTTTATATCCACCACCTGGTCCgggatgtttttgtgcagccaTGTCTTCGTGAAAcacataacactgcattctTGGAAAACTTTCTCTGTCCTTGTTAGCGTCGCGATCTCCTCCATGTTATTAACCAGTGATCTGACATTGCCAGTCACTACTGACGGGAGAGCAGGACGgaatcttttcctcctcagtctTCGCCTTTTCCCCGCTCTGCACCCGCGGTAGTTCCTCTTGATCACTGCGGGGATCTCATGCTGAACACCGGCATGGCTGTGCTGTCTTAGCCCCAGCAGCAGGTCCCGGCTATAGACGAAGGGGCAGCGTGGCGTCGCGGTCATCACAGTAGTTTTACATGGAGTTTCATATCCAAACACGGCTAAAAACTTCTCGACTACACAAGAAGTATAAACTAAAAAACTAACTAAGtagacaaaaagaaataaataagaggaaaagaaagaaaggggaaaGTAATTTTCAACTGCAGAGAGCATGCTAGACAGGCTGCCATCCGAGACGGCGCCGGAAGTGGTTACGTCtgagatttgtttttaaatgcttactgttttgatttttaatgtatttttttaattttttatttgttgtttggttGAGGTGTAAAACAGACTATATGGAAAGCTACTGCTCACCATTTAAAGAAATGCTCATTTGCTGCTGTTATGGAAattttaacaataacctgcaacacacccagtgagcttgatttgaagtgggtttaataaaCATATTGCAATGTGGAGAAAACATTTATGTCAAATGCCAAACAGTTTTCTGATGAAAGACACCGCCCATGAACAATTACCTTAACAAATACCTTCCCAAACACTGTCAAACAAAGAGCATTCCACAGCGCATCATTTATCTCTATACCTTCAGTCCAACTCATCCTTGACTCCAACCACTCCAAGGAAAGTTATGACCACCCGTCACCTCCCTACAAGCAGGATGCCTGTAGACCTTCAACTTTATAACAGGGCCCCTACTTAAACATCCACATCCCTCGATAAGCAAAAGGAGTCTCACTATCTATTTAATGTCTCCCTTACAATGGTCTCACTGTGTGTGTAGAGCACAAGGCCCCTCTGTAGTCAACATGCATACAACTAAGTGAGAAAGTGAAATTACTAtaactaatgtgatatgattaaatatgtgattaatacacaagaaaagaaatctgccaccacacTGCAGAGCTTACTCCACTCTCCAGGTTTTGGTCATAGGTAAGAACGTTTTCCCAGGATAGTTTTCAAAATTTGAAGTACTTCTTGTCAAGCTGATTTGGGTTCAAGGGGTCACTTTTCTCATATGTGTCTATTTTCTTTCTGCAGTCGCTGTTTGATACACCCATGTGACTGATGTTGATTTGTCACATGAGGCTATGATGTGAATTTCTAGCTAATGTCAAGCCAGATCATCTTTGTGCTGCAATTTGTTGCTTTCCTCCCAGCTGATGCTGCCAAAACATTTATAGACCTGTCTGCATTTCTGTCATTCCTGTCAcgtgtttgtgctgcaaaagtCAATCAAGTTAAAGTTGCAGTAATTCGGCATCTATCTAGCTCTACTGTAGAGTaactttagttttgtttttttcagtgatGGGTCTGATCCTATGACAACTGTTATAGGCTCCGCCTGCGACCCTGATAAGGACCAGttgaagagaatggatggatggaagtgaCAGGTAATTTCAAAGTAAATGTTTCAAACATCTCAACAAATATCAGAAAACACTGTTTCTGATCCATCAGCGATGGACTGTTTCTCATGGAGCGAAACTCAGTGAGAACAGATGTCACAAAGAGAACAGGAGAGATTAAAGATTATTCTTCTCAAAACTAAGGACTGCTTAGGCATCACTGTTTAATAAACTAGGGCTATGCTACTTTTCATTACTTTTTCAATAtattcaaatgtttaaaaatggaaCAAGCTATCAGATAACCAAACTCTCAGTGAAAGCTAGCCTAGTCTTAGCTCAGCTTTCGTATCTAAGTGTTTGGATTTTATCGAATTTTATCTGCAGTTCACTGAGATATCAAAGTTTCTCTGTGACTTTCAGAAGTTAATCCCCAGTTCCCCATCATCACAtcagtaaataaaaacacaataataCGAATCTCTGGAACCCAAATCAACCTGACATGACTGCGTCAAATAGCAatttttctgcagttttctcCTGAACGGCAGGCGTCACCACTTAGATAAAAACTCTGCATCAGCTCTTTTATTCCAGTAGAAAAAGTCAAGACAGGAAGTAGaactcagttttttgtttttgccttctttgtttcttttaatttatttctcgTCTCAAGCTGTTGCGGCCTCTCCATGACtataatatattataaaatATAGATATAATTGAAAACtatccaaaataaaaaataaaaatgaaatgatagTACACTCTGTCTCCAAGCAACGGATGTGACGTCCGCTAATGTTTGGGTAGTGTTAGCTATCTAGGCTGCGGAAATGTGTCGCCGaacatcttttttgtttttctccacttTTCTGTTTGTCGATCTCTTCgtgtttgtctctgcaggtgagatttaACTATGAGAACCCAAAATCAGTTTCGCTCTGACATAAAAACTAAGATGGAGTTTTTATGTAACCCGGTAACGAGTCACAGTACGAAATTCAGGTTTCAAATATCACCTGAGAAAATCCCCAATAATCCTGAATTCACCATCCATGATGGCAGCAGTGCCTGTAAACATTAGTAAAAGCTTTAAAATCTTGTTACGCTTATTTAACCTCAGAGGTCTGATGGAGGTTGTACTGTGACGTCTCTCCTGAGCTAACTTCCTTCCAGTACGAgtcataaaagaaaagaaaacactatttATGTTGCTTCTAGCTAAGTGGAGTCCATGGATGTGGACGGACACCAACGACCTGTTACATGTTGGAGATCTCACTGATTTGATTTCTCACTGATTtgttattctgttggttttccATCTGTAACTAGCCATACAGCACGATGCTAACACAATAGCACAAAAGTGAAAGTACAGATTACACGTTTTGGGTTTGATACTGTTTGTGTGCACTGCctcattttgtatttctttttgaaAGTAATTCTGACTAAGAAGCAGAAATTGCTGACTTCCCATTTCGGATGGAAGAAGCTACTGATCTGCACTGCTACTGTTTGTGAATTGTTAAATACGCTGCACTCTGAGAACTTGGTCTTGTACTGCAGAGTTCAACATATCGAGGGTGTCTTTGTGTTATTTAGACTCATGTACCTAAATACTGTTGATCAGATAGACAAGTAGCATTTTCCTTGTGTGGTCATGAAACAGTCGCCCAAAACTACTCAAGGATGCACTTACATGTTCACATGAAACAGATGTGTTGGCAACATCAAAGCAGTCACAGTGATTAGTGTAACAGCAGCTGATTGTGCAAAGGAAAGATAAACTATataatgttattaaaaatatgaagaggTTATGCATAAAATCTGCTGTAGATAATCAGCAGATGTGGAGGAAAGGCTCTGTACTGTCTTTCAGTGTAAAAcgtgctgtataaatgtgtgcaCGTTTTGGTCAGTGAGACTGGAGAAGAGCTGTTAATAAAATGGATCCTATTTAAAGGAATCAAGAAAAGCTCACAAACACTTATTGTGTGAGTTTTAATTCCACAGTTTATCAGTAAGACACATGAATATGATGGATTATAGTTGAGGCTGGTCTGCTACCTGGATGCTTATCTGTTCAAAGTTATTCAAGGAGTCAGAATATAATGTTGGACGTCTATTGACCCTGAAGGACACCATCCCCTCAAAAACAGCAACAGTTGTATCTAAGAATTTATATTGATTATAGGAATATTGATGATAATGCTGGACGATTGCTCAGTCAGTAAGTGGTTATTTCATAGCTGTTTAACTACACATCTGTAGTACAGAAAACCCGAAATTAACCCTGAAGTTAGCGGAGCATGAGGACATCTAGATTCTTTGTACTGAACATGCCTCGTTTGTCAGTGTCGTCTGTATCTCTCCAGAGCCTTACAAATGAACCACAACGCAAGTTCTTGTGTGTGGTTGCACACATGTGCATGTGATTAATATCCTTCAGTGTTTAATCACTACAGCTCTGCTCAGCAGATGGTGGCATCACCTCTGAATAGAggcagctgctgcagcaaagCAGTGGCATCTGAAGCTGCCactgctttgctgcttttatGCTTCAGTGCAGTAATATGAAGGCAGGCGGACGGCTCATCTACCTGCACAGTGTTTGATGTTGATGGAGGCAGTGTATGTGGTACAACCGGTCTGTGGGCAAATCTTCCTTGTGCTGTTTGTTGATCTTCAGCCAACCACAGAGAAGAGTCGAGttataacacacaaagagctgaagtgaaaacaTTGAGTGTCCACTGCAGCcactctgtgcttttcatgctgtgtttcttttaacAACGATGATTTATTTTGATCTTCTGTTCCTGATGAACTCCCAGTAGCTCCAATACTTGTGCTTACctttaatcagccaatcagtATTGACCCAACCCAAAGGTCATCCTCGTCCATTGATGTGCAGTTGGGATTTTAAAGCATGTTTGCATTTGCTGTCCAAACAGAAACACGTACCCAGACGGGAACATTGTGTCTGAGCCCAAacactgaaagacagaaatatgtTCAGACTGTAGCTTAAAGTTTCTGTTTCACCAGTAACATGAAATCTCAATTAGCTCCTTATTTATTGTAGGTAGGTAACAAAGTGAGACATCCTTCTATTATAACAACTTTTAAAGCAGCGCAGGTGAAAAATTAGGTTGCCTGGTGTAGTGAGTCATTGTattttgacctttaacctctctgtgttgtttcctctttcagatcagaaaaacatcacagctacACCTGGACAAAAGAACGTCACTTtgccatgtcgagctccaaacaacaacatcattgTTGTTctagagtggagcagagctgacctgggagaGAAATATGTGCTTCTGTTCCGGGATGAGCAGCTTGATCCAGAACaacagcatccatcttttaagaaccgggtggagctgctggacagacagatgaagaatggagacgtgtctttgattctgaagaatgtgacGAGTACTGATAATGGGACATACGAGTGTCGTGTCATCCAGGGAGGAACTAAGCGTAGAAAGAGACGTGTTTTAGATGGTGACCCCATCAGCAGCATCAACCTGAGtgttgttgatcctccaggtgagtgagtagagttgagtgtgtgtgtgatcagaggtgaagctgcttcctggttgttgatgtttgtttctaaagatgttgttgatgagactttgtagaaagcagctggtctgagtgatgtgatcagagtgcagtagataatgtctgacagcagtttgaagaggaaatggattctgttctgttcttcactcatcacctacctgacagctgacacctcacacctgtttctcacctgcaggtcagacaggaggagacacagaggatggagggaaggaggcTGGAGGGAAGGAGGCTGGAGGGAAGGAAGCTGGAGGTGTTGTACTGATCgctggtctgagtgtttctgttgtgcttcttgttgctgttgttggttttttgatctacagaaaacataaacaacagcAGAGTCAGGACTCATACCAGCCTCCTGTTGAATTTCAGCCTGTTTGAAATGTCAGCTTAACAGTGATTCTTGTGCTTTGCTTTCAGTCGTGTCACTGAAAACGTGGAAAGACAGAAATCagtaatattaaacatttagtAGGTACCTGTCAGACACGTCCagattt
Proteins encoded:
- the LOC134617829 gene encoding programmed cell death 1 ligand 1-like: MCRRTSFLFFSTFLFVDLFVFVSADQKNITATPGQKNVTLPCRAPNNNIIVVLEWSRADLGEKYVLLFRDEQLDPEQQHPSFKNRVELLDRQMKNGDVSLILKNVTSTDNGTYECRVIQGGTKRRKRRVLDGDPISSINLSVVDPPGQTGGDTEDGGKEAGGKEAGGKEAGGVVLIAGLSVSVVLLVAVVGFLIYRKHKQQQSQDSYQPPVEFQPV